One Pectobacterium cacticida genomic window, CTTTTCTTTCTGATGTTGATGGGCGCAATCGCCAATCAATACCAGGTAGCCATATTCGGCGGCGGTTTCCTCGATTCCACGGAAAACTTCGGAGAAATAAGGGTCGCAGATATCCGGCACAATCGTCAAAATTGTCCGTGACTCGTTACGTTTGAGGCTTCTATTGAGTGCGTGGGGGGAATAACCCACGGCGATGACGGCCTGTTCAACCTTTCTGCGGGTCGCCGCAGAGACCTTCTCCGGATTCATTAACGTTCTGGATACGGTAGCGGTGGACACTCCCGCCTCCTCCGCCACGTCTTGCATCGTCGCCGTGGCGGCACCTTTCTTCTGCTTCAACGCTTTCTCCTGACGCCGAGGTTCTCCGGCGCTAATAGCCAGCGGAAAAATTCTGGTCGCTGACACACTATGATACGAGTAACACCAATACGGATAACACACATCAGCACCGCATGCAGGATGGATGGCGATGTGTTTCCGCTACTGTCTGCGCCGATAGTGATAACAGATTGCATAACGGTTTTGTTGCTTAATTTGCACAGAACCCGTGATGAATGGCGTGTTCTCGACGCCGCTCGCAAAAACGCATGGTAAGAAATAAATATAACTTATTGGGAAGCGTCAGCTGTCCGTGGGATCTACATCCAGCACCCATTTTACTTTGCGTGCCTGCGGCAGCGTACCGATCAGCGCCAATGATGTTTTAATCAGTTTCTGCAATCGCGATCTTGAGGGATGTTGCAGCAGGAGCTGCCAGCGGTAGCGGCCTGCGCGTTTAGGTTGTAATGCCGGTACCGGTCCTAGCAACCAGAGTGATTCATCCCGTAGTGGACTCGCTTCCAGTAAATTACGCAATTGCTGGAGAAACATGGCCGCCTGCTGGTTATCGTGATCGTCGGCACGGAAAAGAATATGGTTGGTAAAGGGTGGTAAAAAGACGCTTTTTCGTTCGGCCAGCGCCTGGCTGGCAAAGGCATCATAGCCCTGCTGTAATAGCGTTTGTAATAACGGGTGATCGGGATGATGCGTTTGCAACGCCACTTCACCGGCCTTACCCGCACGGCCCGCACGGCCAGCCACCTGAGTGTAAAGTTGGGCAAAGCGTTCGGCTGCGCGAAAGTCGGCGGAGAATAGCGAGCCGTCCACGTCTAGCAAGGCTACCAGCGTCACATCAGGGAAGTGGTGCCCCTTAGCCAACATTTGGGTGCCGATAAGAAGACGCGCGCCTCCTTGCCTCACCTGCGAGAGTTGCTGCTCTAGCGCACCTTTACGGCTGGTGGTGTCACGGTCGATACGGGTGATAGGAATGTCGGGAAAGATCGGCGCGAGACTTTGTTCCAACTGCTCGGTGCCGAGCCCAATAGGCACGAGATTTGTTGAGCCGCAGCCCGGGCACTGTTGTGGAATCGGACGTTGGCTATCGCAGTGGTGGCAGCGCAACATGTTCTGATGCTGGTGGTAAGTATAATAGCGATCGCAGCGCTGACACTCGGCAATCCAACCGCATTCGTGACACATCACCACCGGGGCGAACCCGCGTCGATTGAGGAACAATATCACTTGGTTATCATTGGCCAGATGGTGGCGAATGCGGGTAATCAGTGGCTGAGATAATCCTGCCGTCAGCGAGAGTCCTTTCAGGTCAATCACGTATTGTTTAGCCAGCGCGGCATTGCCTGCCCGTTTGGTCAGATTTAGACGTCGATACTTGCCGATTTGGACGTTATACAGCGTTTCCAACGCTGGCGTTGCTGTGCCCATGACGATGGGAATATCTTCTTCCCTGGCACGAAAGACGGCTAAATCTCGCGCATGGTAGCGCCAGCCATCCTGTTGTTTGTAGGAGCCGTCGTGTTCTTCATCAATCACAATCAGCCCCAAACGGGCAAAAGGGGTGAACAATGCTGAACGGGTTCCAATGATGATGGCGGCTTCACCGCTGCGGGCGCGCTGCCAGACAGCGAGGCGTTCGTTGTCGTTGAGTGCAGAGTGCAATACATCGACAGGCGCATTAAAACGTTCACGAAAGCGGGCGATGGTTTGCGGCGTCAGACCAATTTCCGGCACTAATACCAGCGCCTGTTTTCCCTGCGCCAGAATGTTTTCCAATACGCTGAGATAGACTTCGGTTTTACCAGATCCGGTGATTCCCGCCAGTAACCAGGCAGCAAAATGGTTGTCCTCACTGCGGATTGCACCGACGGCCGTGGCCTGTTCTGTGTTCAGGCGTAGGCGGTCGGTCGCCATGCTAAAGTGTTGGCGCCAATCCTGAGCTATTTGATCTGCGGCCTGTAATTCGCACAACCCTTTACTGCGTAATGCCTGCAATGCAGCCTCCGTCAGCCCCATTTCACTCACCTGATGGCGATAAAGCGGCGATTGGAGTAGCGCTGCTAGCGCCTGTTGTTGTTTTGCCGCACGTTTCAGCGCGTTGAGCGGCGTCGCCCGACCTTGCTCGGTGGCAAACCACTGCCAGAGCGGCGCGCGATGGGCGGGTTTCCCCTGACGCAATAGTACCGGTAACGCGTGGAATAGCACTTCACCAATCGGATAGTGATAGTACTCGACGGCCCACAATAGAATGCGCCACAGGCTGGGGGGAAACAGCGACTGTTCATCCAGCACGTCATGTACAGGTTTTAATTGCTCTGATGATAGTTGGCTGGTGTCGCTTAGCGCGGTAATAATACCGATAGCTTTGCGGTTGCCAAAGGAGACGCTAACGCGCGTACCGACCTGCGGAGTCATTCCTCCCGTAGGGAGCAAATAATCGAATGTACGTGCCAGTGGCACGGGCAAAGCGACCTGAGCGACAGACATAACTTCTCCATGAGCGTCGACGAGATGCGCGCGGCGTTCCACGATATAACCGATCGGTCTGTATCATGCGCCGTGCCGATTGAAAATAATGCAAGGCGCTAGTGTACATGCTGCAAGGGAGAATGTGTGGATGCGATTGCATCGGGTGGGGAGATTCTGTATGATCCGCCGCCATTGTGTCGTTAGAAGAAATGATCGTCTCGCTCGCGCAAATGATGATTTCGTTCGCATAATGAACTTACTTACTCAACTATCGTGTGGTGTCTGGCGGAATAGGGCTGGATAGCGACACGGCCTTAACAGAGGTTTCCCCATGAAAAAAGGTATTCACCCGAATTACGTTGAAATTACTGCGACTTGTTCTTGCGGTAATGTGATCAAAACCCATTCAACTGTGGGCCATGACCTGAACCTGGACGTTTGTAGCGCATGCCACCCTTTCTATACTGGCAAGCAGCGTGTTGTTGATACTGGCGGTCGTGTTGAGCGCTTCAACAAACGTTTCTCTGTTCCAGGCAGCAAAAAATAAGTCGTACTGGCCAATAGGCACAGTCACTTTCGACAAAGGCACCGACGGGTGCCTTTGTTGTTTTTAGCGTGTCAGCTTTTTCATCAGGTGCGCTGTTAAACCCCGTCCTTCAGGGCGGGGAGGATGTCAACCCTGCTGACGATTTACCAGCATTCCCAGAACGAAGATGCCGCCTAGCCCAGCCGTAATAATCCCGATGGGCAATTCCTGTGGTGCCAATAGCTGACGGCTAAGCCAATCACCCCCGCACAGCAGTATCGCGCCCAATACGGCTGTCATTGGTAGAAGCCTCTTGTGTAGCACGCCGCTCAGCGGTCGGGCTAGATGAGGGATCATCAGGCCGATAAAACCGATTACGCCAGTCAGAGCGACTAGGAGTGAAGTCGCGAAGGCACAGCAGATAAAAATTTCCACCCGCACGCGAGACAGGTTAACCCCCAGTGAGGCCGCGGTCTGGCCGCCAGCCAGCAGAGCATCAAGCGCGCGCCAGCGCAGGGCGGTGAGACCGAATAGCAGCAGAACGCTGAATACCGCAAAAGGTAACGTGTCCCAACGGGCAAGGCCAAGACCGCCCAGCGACCAGAAAAGAATCGAGCTGGCGGCTCGCTGATCGCCGGAAAACACCAGATAGTTCGTCAGCGCGCCGAACAGAAATGAGATCGCCAATCCGCAAATGATCAGGCGTTCTGCACCGCGCGCCTGTTGCAGCAGGAATAGCACAGTCACGGCGACGGCCGATAAAATACCACCACAGAAAGCCGCCATCGGCAGTGCCCAGTCACCGAGTTGCTCACCAAAGCGGGTGATGACTGCGACCGCCCCCGCCGAGGCGCCGGCAGACAAACCAAATAGAAAAGGGTCTGCCAGATCGTTACGGGTTGCCGTTTGCAAAAAGGCGCCGACCATTGCTAACCCTGCGCCGCACAGCGCCGCCAGAAGGCTACGGGGAATGCGCAGTTCCAGAATGATGCGTGATGTCATCGGTGAGACATCCGCCGATGATAACCCTAATACGCTGGCGACCTGTGTAAGGGGGATAGTCGTGCTACCCGTCGCAATATTTACCAGCATCAGCCCTGCCAATACCAGCAGCGCAACGACAAAGGTTGCGGCATAACGTGAAGATGTTGGGCTCACTGAAAGGCATCCGGGTAGAGTGCGTGCGCCAATTTATCGACGGCGGCGATATTCGCTGGTCCCGGCGTGAGTTCCGCATATTGCAGCTTCAGATAGCGATGCTGTTGTACGGCTGGGGTAAATTTCATCAGCGGGTGTGATTCCAGAAAACGTCTTAACGCATCTGCGCCGTTGCCCGTCTGGTAATCCAGCAAGATAATAAAGTCAGGCTCGCGCGCCGCCACGTTTTCCCACGATGTGGAGGCCCAGCTCGTTGCCATATCGTCCATCACGTTCTTGCCACCCGCCGCCTCAATGATGGCAGTTGGCATGGCAAATTTCCCGCTGGTAAAAGGCTTATCGTCGCCAGAGTCATACAGGAAAACCGTCTGTTTTGGCCGATCGCCAATACGGGTTTGCAGGGTGGCAATGTGCTGTTTCCAGCCGTCAATCTGTTGCTGAGCTAACTCCTGCTTACCGAAGATCTTCCCCAGTTTCAGCATGTCGCCGTAGAGCAGATCCATGCTGGCTCGTGGACGCTGCTGCTGCGGTTCAGTGAAAACGCAGCTTTCGCTGAGCACCAGCGTCTGAATGCCATATTTTTTCAGCGCTTGCGGCGTGACCTCACCACCGACTTTCATGCCATAGTTCCACCCTGCAAAAAAGAAATCTGGGTGTGCAGCCAGCAGGTTTTCAAGCGTGGGGTATTTTGCTGCCAGCTCAGGGATCGTACCTTGTTGCTTGATAAAGTCAGGGGGCGCCTTATACCAGCCGGTAATTCCGGTCAGCCCGACAATACTTTTTTGCAGTCCTAGCGCAAATGCCATTTCCGTCATGTTCAAGTCATGAATAACCGCGCGCTGCGGTGGCTGGGTGAAAGTTAGTGGTTGCCCACAACTGTCGACTGTGACCGGAAAATCTGAGGCATGTGCCCAGCACGACGTCAATGCCAGCAGTCCAGACAGAAGCATTATTTTCATCGGGATTCCTTAGTGCAGTTCAGGGGCTTCAAAGATGTGAATGGGTGAACCGTTTATCGGGTGCGGCACGGTAAAGCTCTCCATACCAAAGACGGATTTCACGCAGTCGGCGCTTAGCGCGTATGCCGGCGTTCCCCAGCGGAGTAAGGCTCCCTGTTGTAAAACGGCGACGCGATCGGCGAAGGGGAGGATGAGTGGCAGGTCGTGCAGCACTGCCAGCGTTGAAATGCCACGTTTCCGTACCAGAGACAGTAGTTGTGCTCGCGCCAACGGATCGAGGTGGTTCGTCGGTTCATCCAGTAGCAGAAGTTGAGGCGTTTGTGCAAAAGCACGCGCCAGCGCGGCGCGTTGGCGCTCCCCACCGGAGAGCGTGCCCAGCAGGCGGTGGCGCAGCGGTAATAATCCGGTATCGTCCAGTGCTTCTTCAATGAGTTGGCGATCGTTCTCAGGTGTGCTAACTCCGTGGTGCGGGATCCGTCCTAAAGCGACATACTCCGCGACTCGCAGACGCAGATCCGGCGTATCGTTCTGCGCCAGAATCGCTATCCGTTTTGCTCGTTCATGACGGCTCAGGGTATTCAGCGGCTTACCGTTCAGATGAATGCACCCCGTTGTCGTACCGAGTTCGCTGGTTAACACGCGTAGCAGCGTGGATTTGCCGCTGCCATTGGGGCCAACCAGCACTAGACGTTCGCCTGCCCACATAGACAGAGAAATATCACTTAATCTTGTCGCCCTATTGGCGTCGGTAACGGAAACATGATGCAACTGTAGCAGCGTGGGCCTGGTAGAGTGGCGCTCTGTCATGATGTGTATATATCACCGGTGGCTGTCAAAAAATGTTATGTTATATCATAACAAATTAAATGCAATCCCGATTTACAACATGAACGGAAGGGGAAAAGGTCTGCAGAAGAGAGCGGGGGATGTTAGTAAGAGTGAGGTATCGGGCGGTGATGTTCTGCATAACAAAACCCCGCCGGGGAAAGCAGGGTTTGCGAGAAAAGCGATAGTGCAAATGCGATCAGTAGTCCCACGTATCAGGATCGATACCCATTTCTCGCATGATGATTTTCGCGGCTTCAGGAATTTCATCGTTGCGCTCTTTACGCAAGTCTTCGTCATTCGGTAGCGGCTGACCCGTAAAGGCGTGCAGAAATGCCTCACACAACAATTCGCTGTTGGTGGCATGGCGCAGGTTATTCACCTGGCGGCGCGTACGCTCATCTGTCAGTATTTTCAATACTTTCAATGGAATAGATACTGTTATCTTTTTGACCTGCTCGCTTTTTTTGCCGTGTTCAGCGTAAGGGCTGACGTACTCACCGTTCCACTCAGCAGCCATGGGATACCTTAAAATTAATCTAATGAAGACAGCATCTGTCATGAAATATGACAATTCTAGCGGTTATTATGCTTATGCTCAATCTATACGCAAAGAGGTTTAGATGTCTAGATGTATTGACGGCTATTAAATCAGGGTTTACTCTTAAGCTCCTATCTTTTCAGCTCCAGCCAGGAAATGAGCCGATGACGCGTAAACAAGCAACGATCGCAGTCCGCAGTGGGTTAAATGACGATGAACAGTATGGCTGCGTTGTTCCTCCCATACATCTTTCCAGCACGTATAATTTTACCGGATTTAACCAGCCACGCGCTCACGACTATTCGCGGCGCGGTAACCCAACGCGGGATGTGGTTCAGCGAGCGCTTGCGGAATTGGAAAGCGGCGCGGGTGCGGTAATGACGAGCAGCGGAATGTCGGCGATTATGCTGGTTTGCACCGTTTTTTTGCGTCCCGGCGATCTATTGGTTGCTCCGCATGATTGCTATGGTGGCAGCTATCGTTTGTTTGACAGCCTGAGCAAGCGCGGCGCGTTTCGCGTTAAGTTCGTCGATCAAGGCGATACCGCCGCGCTCAATGCGGCCCTGGCGGAAAAGCCGAAGCTGGTGCTGGTGGAAAGCCCGAGTAACCCTCTACTGCGAGTGGTGGATATTGCCGCGATCTGTCAGGCGGCACGGGAAGCTGGCGCAACTAGCGTGGTGGATAATACCTTCCTGAGCCCCGCGCTGCAAAAACCGCTGGAATTGGGGGCCGATCTGGTGGTGCATTCATGTACTAAGTACCTGAATGGTCATTCTGACGTGGTGGCGGGCGCGGTTATCGCCAAAGAGGCCGATACCCTCACGGAACTGGCCTGGTGGGCGAACAATATTGGCGTTACTGGCGCAGCGTTTGATAGCTATTTGCTGTTGCGCGGTTTGCGTACCTTATCGCCACGCATGGCTGCCGCGCAGCGCAATGCGCAACAACTGGTTGAATTTTTGCAGACGCAGCCATTGGTAAAAGCGCTATATCATCCTTCGTTGCCGAATAATCCCGGTCATGATATCGCTTGCCGTCAACAAACTGGTTTTGGTGCGATGCTAAGTTTTGAGCTGGATGGGGATGAGAACACCCTGCGGCGTTTTCTGGCTTCGCTAGAGTTGTTTACGCTGGCGGAATCGCTGGGCGGAGTCGAGAGCCTTATCTCTCATGCGGCCACGATGACGCACGCGGGTATGGCGCCGGAGGCGCGTGCCGCGGCGGGTATCTCTGAAACATTGCTGCGTATTTCCACCGGTATTGAAGATGGCGATGATCTGGTTGCCGATCTGGATCGTGCGTTTCACGCCGCGGCCGCGAGGTAAGCATGAGTGCATTAGGCATAACGACCTCGGTTGTCGGGCGACAACTGCATAAGTTTGGCGGGAGTAGTTTGGCCGATGCGAAGTGTTACCTGCGTGTAGCCGATATTATGGCGGAATATAGCCATCCCGGTGATCTAATGGTGGTGTCCGCGGCTGGCAGTACCACCAACCAACTGATTAGCTGGCTAAAACTGAGTCAGAGCGACCGGCTGTCGGCGCATCAGGTTCAGCAACTATTACGCCGTTATCACAGCGAATTGATTGCCGGGCTATTGCCTGCGCATGAGGCTGAAGCGTTAACTACGCAGTTTATCCATGATTTGGAGCGTTTGGCCGGGTTACTGGATGGCAAGATGACGGATGCCGTGTACGCTGAAGTTGTTGGGCACGGTGAAATCTGGTCAGCGCGTTTGATGTCTGCTGTGCTAAATCATCGGGACATGAATGCAGCTTGGCTGGATGCGCGTGATTTCCTCTGTGCGGAACGCGCCGCACAGCCTCAGGTGGATGAAGGTCGTTCTCGGCCGCTGTTGCAGCAGTGTTTAGCGCAACACGTTGGGCAACGCCTGGTGGTAACCGGTTTTATTTGTCGAAACGATGCAGGTGAAACAGTCCTGCTGGGGCGCAATGGCAGTGATTACTCGGCAACGCAAATTGGCGCGCTGGCGGGGGTTGAACGTGTCACTATCTGGAGTGATGTCGCTGGTGTCTATAGCGCCGATCCGCGGAAAGTAAAAGACGCCTGCTTGCTACCGTTGTTGCGACTGGATGAAGCTAGCGAGCTGGCGCGTCTGGCGGCACCGGTGCTGCATACGCGTACCTTGCAACCCGTTTCCGGCAGCGGTATCGACCTGCAATTGCGTTGCAGCTATCACCCCGAACAGGGGTCGACGCGCATCGAGCGTGTGCTAGCCT contains:
- the metJ gene encoding met regulon transcriptional regulator MetJ is translated as MAAEWNGEYVSPYAEHGKKSEQVKKITVSIPLKVLKILTDERTRRQVNNLRHATNSELLCEAFLHAFTGQPLPNDEDLRKERNDEIPEAAKIIMREMGIDPDTWDY
- the rpmE gene encoding 50S ribosomal protein L31; translation: MKKGIHPNYVEITATCSCGNVIKTHSTVGHDLNLDVCSACHPFYTGKQRVVDTGGRVERFNKRFSVPGSKK
- a CDS encoding ABC transporter ATP-binding protein, which produces MTERHSTRPTLLQLHHVSVTDANRATRLSDISLSMWAGERLVLVGPNGSGKSTLLRVLTSELGTTTGCIHLNGKPLNTLSRHERAKRIAILAQNDTPDLRLRVAEYVALGRIPHHGVSTPENDRQLIEEALDDTGLLPLRHRLLGTLSGGERQRAALARAFAQTPQLLLLDEPTNHLDPLARAQLLSLVRKRGISTLAVLHDLPLILPFADRVAVLQQGALLRWGTPAYALSADCVKSVFGMESFTVPHPINGSPIHIFEAPELH
- a CDS encoding FecCD family ABC transporter permease, whose translation is MSPTSSRYAATFVVALLVLAGLMLVNIATGSTTIPLTQVASVLGLSSADVSPMTSRIILELRIPRSLLAALCGAGLAMVGAFLQTATRNDLADPFLFGLSAGASAGAVAVITRFGEQLGDWALPMAAFCGGILSAVAVTVLFLLQQARGAERLIICGLAISFLFGALTNYLVFSGDQRAASSILFWSLGGLGLARWDTLPFAVFSVLLLFGLTALRWRALDALLAGGQTAASLGVNLSRVRVEIFICCAFATSLLVALTGVIGFIGLMIPHLARPLSGVLHKRLLPMTAVLGAILLCGGDWLSRQLLAPQELPIGIITAGLGGIFVLGMLVNRQQG
- the priA gene encoding primosomal protein N' — protein: MSVAQVALPVPLARTFDYLLPTGGMTPQVGTRVSVSFGNRKAIGIITALSDTSQLSSEQLKPVHDVLDEQSLFPPSLWRILLWAVEYYHYPIGEVLFHALPVLLRQGKPAHRAPLWQWFATEQGRATPLNALKRAAKQQQALAALLQSPLYRHQVSEMGLTEAALQALRSKGLCELQAADQIAQDWRQHFSMATDRLRLNTEQATAVGAIRSEDNHFAAWLLAGITGSGKTEVYLSVLENILAQGKQALVLVPEIGLTPQTIARFRERFNAPVDVLHSALNDNERLAVWQRARSGEAAIIIGTRSALFTPFARLGLIVIDEEHDGSYKQQDGWRYHARDLAVFRAREEDIPIVMGTATPALETLYNVQIGKYRRLNLTKRAGNAALAKQYVIDLKGLSLTAGLSQPLITRIRHHLANDNQVILFLNRRGFAPVVMCHECGWIAECQRCDRYYTYHQHQNMLRCHHCDSQRPIPQQCPGCGSTNLVPIGLGTEQLEQSLAPIFPDIPITRIDRDTTSRKGALEQQLSQVRQGGARLLIGTQMLAKGHHFPDVTLVALLDVDGSLFSADFRAAERFAQLYTQVAGRAGRAGKAGEVALQTHHPDHPLLQTLLQQGYDAFASQALAERKSVFLPPFTNHILFRADDHDNQQAAMFLQQLRNLLEASPLRDESLWLLGPVPALQPKRAGRYRWQLLLQHPSRSRLQKLIKTSLALIGTLPQARKVKWVLDVDPTDS
- the metB gene encoding cystathionine gamma-synthase codes for the protein MTRKQATIAVRSGLNDDEQYGCVVPPIHLSSTYNFTGFNQPRAHDYSRRGNPTRDVVQRALAELESGAGAVMTSSGMSAIMLVCTVFLRPGDLLVAPHDCYGGSYRLFDSLSKRGAFRVKFVDQGDTAALNAALAEKPKLVLVESPSNPLLRVVDIAAICQAAREAGATSVVDNTFLSPALQKPLELGADLVVHSCTKYLNGHSDVVAGAVIAKEADTLTELAWWANNIGVTGAAFDSYLLLRGLRTLSPRMAAAQRNAQQLVEFLQTQPLVKALYHPSLPNNPGHDIACRQQTGFGAMLSFELDGDENTLRRFLASLELFTLAESLGGVESLISHAATMTHAGMAPEARAAAGISETLLRISTGIEDGDDLVADLDRAFHAAAAR
- a CDS encoding ABC transporter substrate-binding protein, with product MKIMLLSGLLALTSCWAHASDFPVTVDSCGQPLTFTQPPQRAVIHDLNMTEMAFALGLQKSIVGLTGITGWYKAPPDFIKQQGTIPELAAKYPTLENLLAAHPDFFFAGWNYGMKVGGEVTPQALKKYGIQTLVLSESCVFTEPQQQRPRASMDLLYGDMLKLGKIFGKQELAQQQIDGWKQHIATLQTRIGDRPKQTVFLYDSGDDKPFTSGKFAMPTAIIEAAGGKNVMDDMATSWASTSWENVAAREPDFIILLDYQTGNGADALRRFLESHPLMKFTPAVQQHRYLKLQYAELTPGPANIAAVDKLAHALYPDAFQ